From the Fimbriimonadaceae bacterium genome, the window TGGTGTGACGGATAGCACTCTTTTTAGCGTCCTTCCTGTGTCGGTCGCGTGAGCTTCTGTCGGACTACGCCAAAGGCTTTTTCTCCGACCTCTCGCGCCACGATCTTGATCGCCTCGGCTTTCCCATCCATCACCATGCTCATCAGGACCGCACCGCGCACATACTTGGAGACCGTCGTCCCTTCCTCTGTTGCACACTTTTCGATCAGCTTGCGTTCCTGATGCGTGACCTTGAATTGTAATGTTTCGGTTTTAGTATCGTCTGATTTCATCTGGCCTCCATCGCGTGTAGCGCATTATATAATACAGTATATAATGCGTCAATGCGGGCACCAAGGCATTCATTCAGCCAAGTTGTAAGCCTCCCCGGAGGAATTGGGAAATAATAAGTCGTCCCAATTAACCAAGGGATTTCTAGCCTTCGGTCGTTGCGCAAGGTCTAAAAATCTTCGTAATGAGCGGCGGAGATAATCCTCAGTCAACTTGCTGAAGTCACTGAGCGACATTTGAACGCCAGCTCCCTTCGGAAGTTTTGGATCTGCACCATGCACAATTGAGCTTCTAATCGAATACGCCTGCTTCATAGTTTCGTAGACCACTTTTCTAACTTCGCCCCGTTCAAGAAGAAATGCAGTTCTTAGAGCCAGACGAAACGCCTTCTCGGCTCCACCCTCGTCCGCAAGATAAAGAGCTTCGAAAGCTATCATCTGATCAATAAGGCGATCCCCTGGATCAACGCGCTTCTGAGCGATCTCGTAACGTCGTAGTGCAAGAGCCAATGATTTGAACAGTTGTTCATTGAGAGTGACTAGCTGCTGCCGAATTATCTGTACCTCATTCACTTCTTCCTCTCTGAATTCATATAACGGGGGAGCAGGGGTCCATACACCTGGGCTTTTGACTATGAAGTTGCTCCAGATTGGAGTCCATCGTTTGGGTCTCGCGAAAATTCCATCTGCTCGAACCCTTCCCTCCTTAAGAAGGTGCAGAGACATTACAATCTGAGAGCCAATTGTTTTCTTTTCCGTAAGGCTTCGAGTTGTAGGGTCGCAATTCATTAGCTTCGCTTCTTGCCATTCACAATAAACCACTGGATTTCCTCTGACCTTCTTCTGCTTTCCAGCACAATCGGTCACAACTAAAGAATCCATAAGTCGTACCAATGACGTAAATTGGATGGGCAAATGTTGGCAGGAGAGGTGCTCTAGTGGAATCCATCCTTCGAAATCGACTACATCATTCGCAATAAATTCCTCGAAGTCCCTGAAAGTGTGTTCAAACTGACCTGTCTCAAAGACAGGAATTTTCATATCCTTCAGCTGGTAAGCAACGAACTTTAGAAGGCAGTTCGGTACATCAAATCTCTGCCCCGTACTCCCAATTACTATCAATTTGTCGAGATGGCGAGCTACGGCTTCTGTGGTTTGCATAAGGTGCTCACAGAGCTGATACTCCGCAGATTTAGATAAGCTCATGAGGCTATTGGCTAGCAAATTCCACCACCAAGGATAGGTTTGCTCTGCGAAACTCCAAATGTTCGTGCTTTCCAGAGTTGGTACCCATAACGCACGTTCTGTGGGTGTCTCATGCGTGTGATTGGGATTTTTTATGTGATCAATCGCTACGCTAGTAAATGCACTGAGAGCGTGCCTGAGTTCTTGTGGAAGACTCATGATTTTGGACGGGTCCTATTCTTAGACCCTGCGCATGGAAGTTACATTCCATCCCTAGGGCTCAATTGTGGGTTGATTAACATGGATAAGCGGGTTGGGGGTTGCAAGCTCGCAGCCTTGAATAGACCCCATTTGGTCGTAGCGTGCCCACTTTTCAAAATGACTTTAAATATCGTCAATATATAAGCCGCTATCCCAACAACTACAGAGATCAAGGCGGAAGGTGCTTGCAAGCACCCGCGCGATGGGATAGGTGAGCAGGAATAGGTTTTTGCGATGTGTTTCTTTCGTGTGCTTAAGCTGGCTTCTCTAGCACATCAGGTATTGCACAGACTTCAGGAGGTTGCGATGAGTGAGATTCATTATTTCCCCCGCTATTCGACTAAAGAAAATGCTGTAACGAACAATTCACTGTTGCTCCTCTTAAGATTGTATCAATACGATCGTTATAAGTTCGAGAAACTCATGGAAGCGTTAAACGTCGAGCAAGAGGTACTCCTGCCAAGTTTTGGTTTGCAGTTCCATCAACAAATCGCAACGGGAAAGAGCGTGCTGGATGGATACCTATGGCAGGAAAGTATCAAGATTGCCGTTGAAACTAAGCTGGGCAATGACTTTGATTTCGTGCAACTGAGGAATCACTTGGCCGTCTTCAAAGATGAGCAATACAAGTTTCTTCTACTTCTCAACAAGGTCAGTGAAACACGGTCCAGTGAGCAGCTCCTTTCTCTTCGTAATTTGGCCGAACAGAATAAAGTTACTGTGCTGCATGCTACGTTTGCGAGTCTCATTAAAGCGGCGGGGGATTGTCTATCGCCTCATGATGAAGAGATGATTGCTCTTGTGAAAGACTACGAGCTCTTTTGTAGCGGTAATGACCTACTGCCAACGGATCAATATACGATATTTGCCCCACCGTGCGGAACTTCTGTCGAGGACAACATCAAATTTCAATTGTACTATTGCGGAGCGGAACGGCATTTCCGTAAGGCTAAATACCTTGGCATCTACGCCGACAAGACCATTCAAGCTATCGGCACCATCTCAAAAATTGTACCGTGCGATGTAGACCTTGAAGGCAAGACAGTAGCAGTCACCGGAAAGCAGTTTGACCTTACGGAAAAGGAAAAACAACGTATCTTAGGTGCAAGCGAAGCCGCCCAGAAATATCAATATGACCTCACTACGGGCCATCATTTTTTTCTATGCAATGAGATGGTAGCTACGGATTTTCGGAAGACATCGAAGGGCGGCATAATGGGACACCGTTATTTCGATCTAAAAGAGATTCTGGGAGATCATCAGATTCCTAATAGTCTGGAGGTCTTGGGGAATCTTCTGCGGCAGTATCAATGGAAATGATCGAGCTAAGGACAACTCTGAATCGCATACTTATGGTGCTCCAGGAATTGAAACTGTTTCAATTGACCATACGGAGCCGCCATTTATTCGCGCTTATATGGCGCAATTAGCGGGGGACCGCCAATTGCTTCTGGTCCATGGACGAGTTGTTAGTGCTCGACTCATGTACGTTGGTGGATCGACCAACCGTTAGGAGAAGCGAATATGAATTTTAGTGAGTTAGCGATGAGGGACGGATTCAGATTGCAGTTCTGGATTCACCCAGCCTTGACGGGTTAAGACATTGGCAGCAATTCCGATCTGACGCTCCGTGAAGTTCCGCTTGCGCTCGTTCCATGCATAGGTCCGTTCTACAACATCTTCGAGCGAGTGGACCGACTCATTTCTCATGATCCAATGCACGCTTGCTAAAAGTTCCAAGCCGAAGGGGGATTCGAAGCCTTTCACCAAAGCTGCCACACGATCGAAACGACTTCTGGTTTCGGGATGATTAGCGAGATACTCAGTGGCATCCTCAACCGCTCCAGGGACCAACGTGAGCTGCTTGTCAGGTACGTCACCGCCGTCATCATAGCCAGAGATGTGATGACCCTCGATTGCATGGAGAACATGTCGGAGGTTCTCTGCATATGGCCCATAAATGGCTCGTCTATACTTTAAGAGGAGGGGCTCTCCTGCCTCTTGCATGAAGTACATTAGCTTATGTACTTCGAGTAAAGTAACGTAAGGGTCAAGTAGTCCATCCAGATAGCGCTGCACTAGCTCGATCAATGTCGCACGACTTGCAGTCATCTTAGGGACTTCGCGCCGATGTTGCATCGTGTCGGAAGAAGGTGCGCCTTGAGGCTCATAGACATTGACATTAACGTCGACAAGGGGACTCAGGGCTGATTGAATCCGTGACCGAACTTCGTCCCAATTAAGACCACCCAACCCGCTACCTAGGGGTGGAAGCGAGATTGAACGAATATTT encodes:
- a CDS encoding macro domain-containing protein — encoded protein: MIQFTRGDILRSESEALVNTVNCVGIMGRGIALQFKNAYPENFKAYTVACKLGQVKPGRMFVFETGQLTPPRYIINFPTKRHWRGKSRIEDIEAGLVDLVAVIRAKNIRSISLPPLGSGLGGLNWDEVRSRIQSALSPLVDVNVNVYEPQGAPSSDTMQHRREVPKMTASRATLIELVQRYLDGLLDPYVTLLEVHKLMYFMQEAGEPLLLKYRRAIYGPYAENLRHVLHAIEGHHISGYDDGGDVPDKQLTLVPGAVEDATEYLANHPETRSRFDRVAALVKGFESPFGLELLASVHWIMRNESVHSLEDVVERTYAWNERKRNFTERQIGIAANVLTRQGWVNPELQSESVPHR